A stretch of Arachis hypogaea cultivar Tifrunner chromosome 15, arahy.Tifrunner.gnm2.J5K5, whole genome shotgun sequence DNA encodes these proteins:
- the LOC112750366 gene encoding uncharacterized protein produces MFWAFRSLWGFISTVVVYFSGLILRYILRFLQLGDAKNEVNVQPPDADSEANGISEKLATFFFWRENFLEVGEERQTEIETESSAFMEDNGKSDGETESSVLKKVECDTNKDHAESGIEGEEDGSDFMESNSSVHEDAEKNVAEEEGFVFMEMDWDPRKCKLDEDDTELLGLIESNSSVLEGGEKIDESKPEESVYMENGINTMKREEEKEEETVETNFTTNTRKCEYMCGKDTISGFIEEPTAMSFSFREFYMGPYVSTTISHNSCTDTAKQFSALDSQAEDSVAQGETKDSVQEQGSSTTAPPNPSTSVPFWFESHPFVETDLSDEDNDDFLFNENSLVSDLESESSSSSGLIWGNVDNKVDSDSLTYDFLVGKSIDERFETKIMKLMMQENRIEGEDAKQSSSDDDDDGFIEMEQVKNDSKSLNTHEEKGWSNDMKKSEAKCEKNLQSNEPDSNFDTNEDDLEWEHDDLVEQLKLELKNARQGGLATIPEEEEGEDKDEDEKEEGEKEESEKEELTESPKPKMGFDVDLEQLEVEEKVEYNEQVDEIERVYKSYAEKMKKLDILNYQTMHALGLIQLNKDPLKLISIPKSITQGAKPVISHNLWPRKGSKNTNDPILKLVHELHRDLELVYVGQVCLSWEILCWQHKKAQELQQEHHSHGHRYNLVAGEFQLFQVLLQRFIENEPFQGPRIHNYVKNRCVIRNLLQVPAIKDDSLKDRNMSKVEEEVPITSGRLADIIKECMRVYWEFAGADKDYGNVIFKLSQQIAAELKDPSTSGLIDDMRAQLHKKEKWLKDLVRSGNCIVRKFQKHHEDELDHEQLVAQVGLRLISRVLSMSKLRKEQVLWCNEKLHRIRFLSRKNVQVEPSFSLFPC; encoded by the exons ATGTTCTGGGCTTTTCGTTCTTTGTGGGGTTTCATATCCACTGTTGTGGTTTATTTCTCTGGGCTCATACTTAGATACATATTAAG gtttcTTCAGCTTGGTGATGCAAAGAATGAGGTTAACGTTCAACCACCTGATGCAGATTCTGAGGCCAATGGGATCTCAGAAAAACTTGCTACTTTCTTCTTTTGGAGGGAAAATTTTCTAGAAGTTGGTGAAGAAAGACAAACTGAAATAGAAACAGAGAGCTCTGCTTTCATGGAAGATAATGGAAAAAGTGACGGAGAAACAGAGAGCTctgttttgaagaaggttgaatgTGATACTAATAAAGACCATGCGGAAAGTGGAATAGAAGGTGAAGAAGATGGATCTGATTTCATGGAGAGTAACTCTTCTGTTCATGAAGATGCTGAGAAGAATGTTGCTGAAGAAGAGGGATTTGTGTTCATGGAAATGGACTGGGATCCTCGTAAATGTAAACTAGATGAAGATGACACAGAGTTGTTGGGGTTAATCGAGAGCAATTCTAGTGTTCTTGAAGGTGGGGAGAAAATTGATGAAAGCAAACCAGAGGAATCTGTTTACATGGAGAACGGTATTAACACcatgaagagagaagaagaaaaagaagaggaaactGTGGAGACTAATTTCACAACAAACACGAGGAAGTGTGAGTACATGTGCGGAAAAGACACAATTAGTGGGTTCATAGAAGAGCCCACAGCCATGAGCTTCAGCTTTAGAGAATTTTACATGGGTCCATATGTTTCAACAACCATTTCTCATAATTCATGTACCGACACTGCCAAACAATTTTCAGCTCTTGATTCACAAGCAGAGGACTCTGTAGCTCAAGGAGAAACAAAGGACTCTGTTCAAGAACAGGGTTCTAGTACTACTGCTCCTCCTAATCCTAGTACTAGTGTTCCATTTTGGTTCGAGAGCCACCCATTTGTTGAAACTGATTTGTCCGACGAAGATAATGATGACTTCCTTTTCAATGAAAACTCATTGGTATCCGATTTGGAGTCAGAGTCATCTAGCTCAAGTGGCTTAATCTGGGGCAACGTCGACAACAAAGTTGACAGTGATTCGTTAACTTATGATTTTCTTGTTGGTAAGAGCATTGATGAAAGGTTTGAGACTAAGATTATGAAGTTGATGATGCAAGAGAATCGAATCGAAGGTGAGGATGCGAAACAATCTTCatccgatgatgatgatgatgggttCATAGAAATGGAACAGGTTAAGAACGATTCGAAGTCCTTGAACACACATGAAGAGAAAGGGTGGAGCAACGACATGAAGAAAAGTGAAGCTAAGTGCGAAAAGAATCTTCAATCGAATGAACCGGATTCCAATTTTGATACTAACGAGGATGATTTGGAATGGGAGCATGATGATTTGGTGGAGCAATTGAAGCTGGAGTTGAAAAATGCAAGGCAAGGAGGACTAGCCACAATTCCAGAGGAGGAGGAGGGCGAGGACAAAGATGAAGACGAGAAagaagagggagagaaggaggaaaGCGAGAAAGAAGAGCTAACGGAGTCTCCGAAACCGAAAATGGGGTTTGATGTAGATCTTGAGCAATTGGAAGTCGAAGAGAAGGTTGAATACAATGAACAAGTAGATGAAATTGAGAGAGTTTACAAAAGCTAtgcagagaagatgaagaaactgGATATCTTGAATTACCAGACCATGCATGCATTAG GTCTAATTCAACTTAACAAAGACCCtcttaaattaatttcaataccAAAATCCATAACCCAAGGTGCAAAGCCCGTGATTTCACATAATCTATGGCCAAGAAAAGGATCAAAGAACACAAATGATCCAATTTTGAAACTTGTTCATGAACTTCATAGAGATCTTGAATTGGTCTATGTTGGGCAAGTTTGTCTCTCATGGGAAATCCTTTGTTGGCAACACAAGAAGGCACAAGAGTTGCAACAAGAACATCATAGTCATGGTCATAGGTATAACCTTGTTGCTGGTGAGTTTCAACTTTTCCAAGTTCTCTTGCAAAGGTTCATAGAGAATGAGCCGTTTCAAGGGCCGAGGATTCATAACTATGTCAAGAACCGCTGCGTCATTCGCAACCTTCTCCAAGTTCCAGCAATCAAAG ACGATAGCTTGAAGGATAGGAATATGAGTAAAGTAGAAGAAGAGGTTCCAATTACAAGTGGAAGGTTGGCAGATATCATAAAAGAATGCATGAGGGTGTACTGGGAATTTGCCGGAGCAGATAAGGATTATGGGAACGTGATCTTTAAACTTTCTCAGCAAATTGCAGCTGAACTCAAAGATCCTTCAACTTCAGGTCTTATAGACGATATGAGAGCTCAACTACATAAG AAGGAGAAATGGCTGAAGGACTTGGTGAGGAGTGGGAACTGCATAGTAAGGAAGTTCCAAAAGCACCACGAAGACGAACTTGATCATGAGCAATTGGTTGCCCAAGTTGGGTTGAGATTAATTTCAAGGGTCCTAAGCATGTCAAAATTAAGGAAGGAACAGGTTCTATGGTGTAACGAAAAGTTGCACCGCATCAGATTCTTGAGCAGGAAGAACGTTCAGGTTGAACCTTCTTTCTCGCTTTTTCCATGTTGA